A genomic window from Prochlorococcus sp. RS04 includes:
- a CDS encoding FAD-dependent oxidoreductase, translating to MKSLKENFKKGHIVIVGSGIIGKFNALELSELGFHVTIIDPAQHQNSSNAALGLLMGNMYQKRRGRSWDLRKQSIELWPQWITFLQKFNCELNIEKPLIQLTTDKEKFRKLEKFVYENNDQNLRILERHSIFIKNINKAFQTTNIKGMISFKDGRINPLSLLQTLNQYLKDKKVNYLREEIIKIKKSNNQWISTTRNNKNIKSDMVILCNSLKAIDLIGSLSHNIKLKPVLGQAIEIEINDAEVDLLSLPKQFNINGKNIIPKSNNKLIIGSTDEYSTKPEENTFEKLTNFLDKKPNWLMKGKISKKWFGIRSRPDGEPSPIMKNLEDGLIICTGFYKNGILLAPACSKWVANEIKNYLY from the coding sequence ATGAAAAGCTTAAAAGAAAATTTTAAAAAAGGACACATAGTTATTGTTGGATCAGGGATTATTGGAAAATTTAACGCCTTAGAATTATCAGAATTAGGTTTCCATGTAACGATAATAGATCCAGCTCAACACCAAAATAGTAGCAATGCAGCTTTAGGCTTACTAATGGGTAATATGTATCAAAAAAGAAGAGGTAGAAGCTGGGATCTCAGGAAACAAAGCATTGAATTATGGCCACAATGGATTACATTCCTTCAAAAATTTAATTGTGAATTAAATATCGAAAAACCATTAATACAACTAACTACAGATAAAGAAAAGTTTAGAAAATTAGAGAAATTTGTTTATGAAAATAATGATCAAAACTTGCGAATTTTAGAAAGACACTCAATATTTATCAAAAATATTAATAAAGCCTTCCAAACAACAAATATAAAAGGAATGATCTCGTTCAAAGATGGAAGAATAAATCCTCTTTCTTTACTTCAAACATTAAATCAATATCTAAAAGATAAAAAAGTAAATTATTTGCGAGAAGAAATAATAAAAATAAAAAAATCAAACAATCAATGGATTTCTACAACAAGGAATAATAAAAACATCAAATCTGACATGGTTATTTTATGTAATTCACTAAAAGCGATTGATTTAATAGGTAGCCTATCTCACAACATCAAATTAAAACCTGTTTTAGGTCAAGCTATAGAAATTGAGATAAATGATGCAGAAGTTGATTTATTATCGCTGCCAAAACAATTCAACATAAATGGTAAAAATATAATTCCAAAATCAAACAATAAGCTAATTATTGGATCAACTGATGAATATAGTACTAAGCCAGAAGAAAATACATTCGAAAAACTTACAAATTTTCTCGATAAAAAACCAAATTGGCTGATGAAAGGAAAAATTTCTAAAAAATGGTTTGGAATAAGGTCAAGGCCAGATGGTGAACCTTCACCAATAATGAAAAACCTTGAAGATGGGCTAATTATATGTACAGGTTTTTATAAAAATGGAATTTTACTGGCTCCGGCTTGTTCTAAATGGGTTGCTAATGAAATTAAAAATTACCTTTATTAA
- the purU gene encoding formyltetrahydrofolate deformylase, whose protein sequence is MEHPSIIFKIVCPDRPGLVSLLTSWISNYGGNIKHSDHHTDQDAGLFLSRIEWNSNNEFINRDEIYKEFEKIADEVNGKFNVNYSDEIPNVAIFVSKQNHCLIDLLWRVRNGELKMKVPLIISNHSDLEIIANDFNAKFVHIDTFKTDKSIVEDQFLHLLKEYEIDLVVLAKYMQILSDSFLKKFSSIINIHHSFLPAFKGGQPYHRAWKRGVKLIGATAHYVTEDLDEGPIIEQCTVNVSHRDEVDDLIRKGRDIERIALARAVRLHLNHQVFVYNSKTAVFD, encoded by the coding sequence TTGGAACATCCTTCAATTATATTCAAAATTGTTTGTCCCGATCGTCCTGGTCTTGTAAGTCTACTTACAAGTTGGATTTCAAATTATGGTGGCAACATAAAACATTCTGATCATCATACAGATCAAGATGCAGGATTATTTCTTAGTCGAATTGAATGGAATAGTAACAATGAATTTATTAATAGAGATGAAATTTATAAAGAATTTGAAAAAATTGCAGATGAAGTAAATGGAAAATTTAACGTAAATTATTCAGATGAAATTCCAAATGTTGCTATTTTCGTGAGTAAACAAAATCATTGTTTGATTGATTTACTTTGGCGAGTAAGAAATGGAGAACTCAAAATGAAAGTCCCGTTAATAATTTCAAATCATTCTGATCTTGAAATTATTGCAAATGACTTTAATGCAAAATTTGTTCATATAGATACCTTTAAAACTGATAAATCTATTGTTGAAGATCAATTTTTACATTTACTAAAAGAATATGAAATTGATCTCGTTGTATTAGCTAAATATATGCAAATTTTGAGTGACTCTTTTTTAAAAAAGTTTTCTTCAATAATAAATATTCATCATTCTTTCTTACCTGCATTTAAGGGCGGGCAACCATATCATCGAGCTTGGAAGAGAGGCGTTAAATTAATCGGTGCTACAGCTCACTATGTTACTGAAGATCTTGATGAAGGACCGATAATTGAGCAATGCACAGTTAATGTAAGTCATAGGGATGAAGTTGACGATTTGATTAGAAAAGGAAGAGATATTGAAAGAATAGCTTTAGCAAGAGCAGTTAGATTACATCTGAATCATCAAGTATTTGTTTATAACAGCAAAACTGCTGTTTTTGATTGA
- the acnB gene encoding bifunctional aconitate hydratase 2/2-methylisocitrate dehydratase: protein MKNLETLLKDYADHVAERAAKGIPPLPLNAEQTNCITKLLEQDSTYDSSYLLDLLINRVPPGVDEAAYVKASWLTAIVNSEKYCKSINPEKAIEILGTMIGGYNVNSLVEILKGENSLLAKKAAEVLKNIILVYDSANEIHELSHSNIYAKEVVNSWANAEWFINKKVLEKEITCLVFKVDGETNTDDLSPAVHATTRPDIPMHALAMLEFKKPDGLKILDNLKKQNLPIAYVGDVVGTGSSRKSAINSLIWHIGEDIAFVPNKKTGGIIIGSKIAPIFFNTAQDSGALPIEADVSQMKTGDVIKIYPYKGIIKKIEKDSNTEELISKFELYPSTLTDEIQAGGRINLMIGRSLTDKIRNKLDYQPSEIFTRPQNPTESNAGFTQAQKIVGKACGLEGVRPGMTCEPIMTTVGSQDTTGPMTRDELKELACLGFTADLVMQSFCHTAAYPKPVDLVTHKELPDFISQRGGVALKPGDGIIHSWLNRMLLPDTVGTGGDSHTRFPLGISFPGGSGIVAFAAAIGSMPLNMPESVLIKFKGELLPGITLRDLVNAIPLFAIKKGLLTVEKANKKNIFNGKIMEIEGLPNLKLEQAFELTDATAERSCAGSTILLSQETVQEYLKSNICLLEKMIESNYEDSKSISRRINDMKNWLNKPSLIQPDSNAQYEEIIEIDLAKVTQPIVACPNDPDNVKEITDVANTNIDEVFIGSCMTNIGHYRAAAKVLEGVQNLKAKLWICPPTKMDEETLKAEGYYKIFEDCGARLELPGCSLCMGNQARVDEGSVVFSTSTRNFDNRLGKNAQVFLGSAELAAVCALLGKIPEVEEYQDITKNKINPYSDELYRYLQFDEINDFSLTK, encoded by the coding sequence ATGAAGAATTTGGAAACATTGCTAAAAGATTATGCAGATCATGTAGCTGAAAGAGCTGCCAAAGGTATACCACCTTTACCTTTAAATGCTGAACAAACAAATTGTATTACAAAATTATTAGAACAAGATAGTACTTACGATTCATCTTATTTACTTGATTTACTAATAAATAGAGTACCCCCAGGAGTTGATGAGGCTGCTTACGTAAAAGCAAGCTGGCTTACGGCTATTGTTAATTCCGAAAAATATTGCAAATCAATTAATCCCGAAAAAGCAATTGAAATACTAGGAACAATGATAGGCGGATACAATGTAAATTCTTTGGTTGAAATCCTTAAAGGAGAAAATAGTTTACTCGCAAAAAAAGCGGCAGAAGTTTTAAAAAATATTATTCTTGTTTACGATTCGGCTAATGAAATTCATGAATTATCTCACAGTAATATTTATGCAAAAGAAGTTGTAAATAGTTGGGCAAATGCAGAATGGTTCATAAATAAAAAAGTTCTGGAGAAAGAGATTACTTGTTTAGTATTTAAAGTTGACGGTGAGACAAACACAGACGACTTATCTCCAGCTGTACATGCAACAACACGCCCGGATATTCCAATGCATGCATTAGCTATGTTGGAATTTAAAAAACCAGATGGACTAAAGATTCTTGATAATTTAAAAAAACAAAATTTACCAATAGCTTATGTTGGAGATGTTGTTGGAACAGGGAGTTCTAGAAAATCTGCTATTAATTCACTCATTTGGCATATAGGAGAAGATATCGCTTTTGTTCCCAACAAAAAAACAGGTGGAATAATAATTGGCAGCAAAATAGCCCCAATTTTCTTCAATACTGCACAAGATTCAGGAGCTTTACCTATAGAAGCTGATGTATCTCAAATGAAAACAGGAGATGTTATTAAAATATATCCTTATAAAGGCATTATTAAAAAAATTGAAAAAGATTCAAATACTGAAGAATTAATAAGCAAATTCGAGTTGTATCCATCAACTCTTACTGATGAAATTCAAGCTGGAGGAAGAATAAATCTTATGATTGGAAGATCTCTTACGGACAAAATTAGAAACAAATTAGATTATCAACCAAGTGAAATATTTACTAGACCACAAAATCCAACAGAAAGTAATGCCGGCTTTACTCAAGCTCAAAAAATAGTGGGCAAGGCATGCGGTTTAGAGGGAGTAAGGCCAGGAATGACCTGTGAACCGATTATGACCACAGTTGGTAGTCAAGATACTACTGGGCCAATGACTAGAGATGAACTAAAAGAACTAGCTTGTTTAGGATTTACTGCAGATTTAGTGATGCAAAGTTTTTGTCATACAGCTGCGTATCCTAAACCAGTAGATCTAGTTACCCATAAAGAATTACCTGATTTTATATCTCAAAGAGGTGGAGTAGCTCTTAAGCCTGGAGACGGCATAATTCATAGCTGGCTTAATAGAATGCTTCTCCCAGATACTGTTGGCACTGGCGGAGATAGTCATACTAGATTTCCTCTTGGCATTTCATTTCCTGGAGGCTCGGGCATTGTTGCCTTTGCCGCTGCAATAGGATCAATGCCATTAAATATGCCAGAATCTGTGCTGATTAAATTTAAGGGAGAATTATTACCAGGAATCACTCTTAGAGATTTAGTAAATGCAATCCCTCTCTTCGCAATTAAAAAAGGACTCTTAACTGTTGAAAAAGCAAATAAGAAAAATATATTCAACGGGAAAATTATGGAAATTGAAGGATTACCAAACCTAAAACTTGAACAGGCTTTTGAACTTACTGATGCTACTGCAGAACGCTCATGCGCAGGTAGCACAATACTTTTATCCCAAGAAACTGTTCAAGAATATTTAAAAAGTAATATTTGCCTACTAGAAAAAATGATCGAGAGTAATTATGAAGATTCAAAATCGATTTCAAGAAGAATAAATGATATGAAAAATTGGTTAAACAAACCATCATTAATTCAACCAGATTCAAACGCTCAGTATGAAGAAATCATTGAAATTGATTTAGCAAAAGTAACACAACCTATAGTTGCTTGCCCTAATGATCCAGATAATGTAAAAGAAATCACTGATGTTGCAAATACAAATATTGACGAGGTTTTTATAGGTTCTTGCATGACAAATATTGGTCATTACAGAGCAGCTGCAAAAGTTCTTGAAGGAGTACAAAATTTAAAAGCTAAATTATGGATTTGTCCACCAACAAAGATGGATGAAGAAACTCTAAAAGCTGAAGGTTACTATAAAATTTTTGAAGATTGTGGTGCAAGGTTAGAGTTACCGGGCTGTTCTTTATGTATGGGAAATCAAGCCAGAGTAGATGAAGGTTCCGTAGTATTTTCTACTAGTACAAGAAATTTTGACAATAGACTTGGCAAGAATGCACAAGTCTTTTTAGGCAGCGCTGAATTAGCAGCAGTTTGCGCACTGCTTGGCAAAATACCTGAAGTTGAGGAATATCAGGATATTACTAAAAATAAAATTAATCCATATTCAGATGAACTTTATCGCTATCTTCAATTTGATGAAATAAACGATTTCAGCTTGACAAAGTAA
- a CDS encoding RpoD/SigA family RNA polymerase sigma factor — protein sequence MGIPLESAKSSSDNNFDEPRLPNTAGKSRKSKSSLTAKQSQKKSGRLASDSIGYYLSSIGRVPLLTPAEEIELAHHVQNMKKLLQIPETDRTQRNLYQIKIGKRARDRMMAANLRLVVSVAKKYQNQGLELLDLVQEGAIGLERAVDKFDPAMGYKFSTYAYWWIRQGMTRAIDNSARTIRLPIHISEKLSKMRRVSRELSHKFGRQPTRLEMATEMGIDQKDLEDLISQSAPCASLDAHARGEEDRSTLGELIPDPNCEEPMEGMDRTIQKEHLGTWLSQLNEREQKIMRLRFGLDGEEPLTLAEIGRQINVSRERVRQLEAKAILKLRVMTTHQKAA from the coding sequence ATGGGGATCCCTCTGGAATCTGCGAAAAGCTCTTCAGATAATAATTTTGATGAGCCAAGATTACCAAACACTGCGGGCAAATCTCGCAAATCGAAATCCAGTCTTACGGCAAAACAAAGCCAAAAAAAATCTGGCAGACTCGCTTCAGATTCTATTGGCTATTACTTAAGTAGCATTGGAAGAGTACCTCTTTTGACTCCAGCAGAAGAAATAGAGTTAGCTCATCATGTTCAAAACATGAAAAAGTTGCTACAAATTCCTGAAACTGATAGAACCCAACGAAATCTTTATCAAATTAAGATTGGCAAAAGAGCAAGAGATAGAATGATGGCAGCTAATCTAAGGCTCGTTGTCTCAGTTGCAAAAAAATACCAAAACCAAGGGCTTGAATTATTAGATCTTGTCCAGGAAGGAGCTATTGGACTTGAAAGAGCCGTAGATAAATTTGATCCTGCTATGGGATATAAATTCTCAACTTATGCTTATTGGTGGATTAGACAAGGAATGACGAGGGCAATTGATAACAGTGCTAGAACCATTCGTTTGCCTATTCACATAAGTGAAAAACTATCCAAAATGAGAAGAGTCTCCAGAGAATTATCACACAAATTTGGCAGACAACCTACAAGATTGGAAATGGCAACTGAGATGGGAATTGATCAAAAAGATTTAGAAGATTTAATTTCTCAAAGTGCTCCCTGCGCCTCCCTAGATGCACATGCAAGAGGGGAAGAAGACAGAAGTACACTTGGTGAACTCATACCTGATCCAAACTGTGAAGAGCCTATGGAAGGTATGGATAGAACTATTCAAAAAGAGCATTTAGGAACTTGGCTTTCCCAATTAAATGAAAGAGAGCAAAAAATCATGAGGCTCAGATTTGGGCTAGATGGTGAAGAACCATTAACACTCGCAGAAATAGGAAGACAAATTAATGTTTCGCGAGAAAGGGTAAGGCAACTAGAAGCTAAAGCAATATTAAAGCTTCGAGTAATGACAACTCATCAAAAAGCAGCTTAA
- a CDS encoding diacylglycerol/polyprenol kinase family protein: MIKFTVILLYLFLIFLISIVFKKYNEDNKEIVRKIIHIGIGPLIPIAQFLKINQNSALIFTGIVALMVFTNYNYKLFPTIEDVERKSYGTLFYCLSLFILIYLFWDKDPYALISGFFIMTFGDGLAGLIGKSFNSKSWIFFEQKKSLYGTITMFLTSLIVTCSIGYSQQNSLNLNYFTIAFIATLLEQFSILGIDNFIVPISSALFFNFLITS, translated from the coding sequence TTGATAAAATTTACTGTAATTTTATTATATTTATTTTTAATTTTTTTAATTTCAATAGTTTTTAAAAAATATAATGAAGATAACAAAGAAATAGTCAGAAAAATAATACATATTGGAATAGGTCCTTTAATACCAATTGCTCAATTTTTAAAAATTAATCAAAACTCTGCTCTAATTTTTACGGGAATTGTTGCATTAATGGTTTTCACCAATTACAACTATAAATTATTTCCAACAATTGAGGATGTTGAGAGAAAAAGTTATGGGACATTATTTTATTGTCTAAGTTTATTTATTTTGATTTATCTTTTCTGGGATAAAGATCCATATGCACTAATTAGTGGATTTTTCATAATGACTTTTGGTGATGGATTAGCTGGATTAATAGGAAAAAGCTTTAACTCAAAGAGTTGGATTTTTTTTGAACAAAAAAAATCTTTATATGGAACCATAACAATGTTTTTAACAAGTTTGATAGTAACTTGCTCAATAGGATATTCTCAACAAAATAGTCTAAATTTAAATTATTTTACAATAGCTTTTATTGCGACTTTGCTCGAACAATTTAGTATTCTAGGAATAGATAATTTCATAGTTCCAATCTCTTCAGCATTATTTTTTAATTTTTTAATAACTAGCTAA
- a CDS encoding 3-deoxy-7-phosphoheptulonate synthase, whose translation MTTSSNNSALEKTSDLHVLETRPLIPPSRLHNDIPLDHDSANTVSKTRRSIQNILHHNDQKLLVIVGPCSIHDLEAAKEYSKYIQKFREMYNDKLEIIMRVYFEKPRTTIGWKGLINDPHLDDSYDINTGLRRARSLLAYLATRGIPSATELLDPIVPQYIADLISWTAIGARTTESQTHREMASGLSMPIGFKNGTDGSFTTAINAMQSASKSHHFLGVNENGMASIVNTTGNPDGHIVLRGGSKGPNFESDHVQRISAELRQCNLPHKVMIDCSHGNSNKDFRKQSEVLKNVASQISNGEKNILGVMLESHLKEGNQKLLKKEDLQFGRSITDACIDIEITKELIAILYDSLS comes from the coding sequence ATGACGACATCTTCAAATAATTCAGCTTTAGAAAAGACATCAGATTTACATGTTCTTGAAACACGTCCATTAATACCTCCAAGCAGATTACATAATGATATACCCTTAGATCACGACTCTGCTAATACAGTATCTAAAACAAGAAGATCGATACAAAATATTTTGCATCATAATGATCAGAAGCTTTTAGTCATTGTGGGTCCATGTTCAATTCATGATCTTGAGGCGGCAAAGGAATATTCAAAATATATTCAAAAATTCCGAGAAATGTATAACGATAAATTAGAAATAATTATGAGAGTATATTTTGAAAAACCAAGAACAACTATTGGTTGGAAGGGATTGATAAATGATCCTCATCTAGATGATTCTTATGATATTAATACTGGTTTAAGAAGGGCAAGAAGTTTGCTTGCATATTTAGCAACTCGAGGCATACCTTCTGCTACAGAATTACTAGATCCAATTGTTCCTCAATACATTGCCGATTTAATAAGTTGGACAGCCATAGGTGCGCGGACCACAGAAAGTCAAACTCATAGAGAAATGGCATCAGGATTATCAATGCCTATAGGCTTTAAAAATGGAACGGATGGTTCTTTTACTACTGCAATTAATGCAATGCAGTCAGCTTCAAAATCCCATCACTTCTTAGGTGTAAATGAAAATGGAATGGCTTCTATAGTTAATACTACAGGAAATCCAGATGGACATATAGTTTTAAGGGGCGGTTCAAAAGGCCCAAATTTTGAAAGTGATCATGTACAAAGAATTTCAGCGGAATTGAGGCAGTGTAATCTTCCCCATAAAGTGATGATTGATTGTAGTCATGGAAATTCCAATAAAGATTTCCGAAAACAGTCAGAAGTGCTAAAAAATGTAGCTTCTCAAATTAGTAATGGTGAAAAAAATATTTTAGGAGTTATGCTTGAAAGTCATTTGAAGGAAGGAAATCAAAAACTTTTAAAAAAAGAAGATCTCCAGTTTGGTAGAAGCATTACAGATGCATGTATAGATATAGAAATAACAAAGGAATTAATCGCTATTTTATACGATTCACTTAGCTAG
- the dnaK gene encoding molecular chaperone DnaK, protein MGKVVGIDLGTTNSCVAVMEGGKPTVIANAEGFRTTPSVVAYTKNQDQLVGQIAKRQAVMNPENTFYSAKRFVGRRVDEVNEESKEVSYSVEKSGSSVKLKCPILDKQFSPEEVSSQVLRKLADDAGKYLGDKVTQAVITVPAYFNDSQRQATKDAGKIAGLEVLRIVNEPTAAALAYGLDKENEKILVFDLGGGTFDVSVIEAGDGVTEVLSTSGDTHLGGDDFDRCIVDHLANTFKSNEGIDLRQDKQALQRLTEAAEKAKIELSNATQSEINLPFITATPEGPKHLDLNLTRAKFEELAASLIDRCKTPVERAISDAKISTSEIDEVVMVGGSSRIPAVLDLVKKIIGKEPNQTVNPDEVVAVGAAIQGGVLAGEVKDILLLDVTPLSLGVETLGGVMTKMINRNTTVPTKKSETYSTAVDGQTNVEIHVLQGEREMASDNKSLGTFRLDGIPSAPRGVPQIEVTFDIDANGILSVTAKDKGSGKEQSISITGASTLSDNEVEKMVKDAESNASADKEKREKIDLKNQAETLVYQTEKQLGELGDKIDAAAKSKVEEKSNALKEATSKEDYESMKKLLEELQQELYAVGSSVYQQPGNQPPSPGAAGGPDQSDSSEKGGDDVIDADFTETKD, encoded by the coding sequence ATGGGTAAGGTAGTAGGAATTGATTTAGGAACAACAAATAGTTGTGTCGCCGTAATGGAAGGTGGTAAGCCTACTGTAATAGCAAATGCTGAGGGTTTCAGAACTACTCCATCAGTTGTTGCATATACAAAAAATCAAGATCAGCTTGTTGGGCAAATTGCAAAACGACAAGCTGTAATGAACCCTGAAAATACTTTTTATTCTGCAAAACGTTTTGTTGGTAGAAGAGTTGATGAAGTTAATGAAGAATCTAAAGAAGTTAGTTATTCTGTTGAAAAATCTGGTTCTAGTGTCAAATTAAAATGTCCTATTTTGGATAAACAGTTTTCTCCTGAAGAGGTGAGTTCTCAGGTTTTAAGAAAGTTAGCAGATGATGCAGGTAAATATCTTGGTGACAAAGTTACACAGGCTGTAATTACAGTTCCAGCTTATTTTAATGATTCCCAAAGACAGGCTACGAAAGATGCTGGAAAGATTGCAGGTTTAGAAGTTCTTAGAATCGTTAATGAGCCAACTGCTGCGGCTTTAGCATATGGTTTGGATAAAGAAAATGAAAAAATTCTTGTTTTTGATTTAGGTGGAGGTACATTTGACGTTTCAGTTATTGAAGCTGGTGATGGAGTAACTGAAGTTCTATCTACATCTGGAGATACACATTTAGGTGGTGATGATTTTGATAGATGCATCGTAGACCACTTAGCCAATACTTTTAAATCTAATGAGGGAATTGATCTCAGACAAGATAAGCAAGCTTTGCAAAGATTGACTGAAGCTGCAGAAAAGGCAAAAATAGAGCTCTCAAATGCCACGCAAAGTGAAATAAATTTACCTTTTATCACAGCGACGCCTGAAGGGCCAAAACATTTGGATTTGAACCTTACTAGAGCAAAGTTCGAGGAATTAGCAGCTTCTTTAATTGATAGGTGTAAGACCCCAGTTGAGAGAGCTATAAGTGATGCAAAAATTTCTACTAGTGAAATTGATGAAGTTGTTATGGTTGGAGGCTCATCTAGAATTCCTGCTGTTTTAGATTTAGTTAAAAAAATAATTGGTAAAGAACCAAATCAAACTGTTAATCCTGATGAAGTAGTAGCTGTTGGAGCTGCAATTCAGGGAGGAGTTTTAGCAGGAGAAGTTAAAGATATTTTGTTGCTCGACGTTACTCCACTTTCTCTAGGTGTAGAGACTTTAGGGGGAGTAATGACAAAAATGATAAATCGAAATACTACAGTACCCACGAAGAAATCTGAAACATATTCAACTGCTGTAGATGGTCAAACAAATGTTGAAATACACGTTTTACAAGGTGAAAGAGAAATGGCTTCTGATAATAAAAGCTTAGGAACTTTTAGATTGGATGGTATACCTTCAGCACCAAGAGGCGTTCCGCAAATTGAAGTTACATTTGATATCGATGCAAACGGTATTCTTAGTGTTACTGCTAAAGATAAAGGAAGCGGTAAAGAACAAAGTATTTCTATTACTGGTGCTTCCACTCTATCTGATAATGAGGTAGAAAAAATGGTCAAAGATGCTGAATCAAATGCATCTGCAGATAAAGAAAAAAGAGAAAAAATCGATTTAAAAAATCAAGCTGAAACACTTGTCTACCAGACAGAAAAGCAACTTGGTGAATTAGGAGACAAAATTGATGCTGCAGCAAAGTCTAAAGTTGAAGAAAAAAGTAATGCTTTAAAAGAAGCAACTTCAAAAGAAGATTATGAATCAATGAAAAAACTTCTTGAAGAACTTCAGCAAGAACTTTATGCAGTTGGTTCATCTGTTTATCAGCAACCAGGTAATCAGCCACCATCACCTGGCGCTGCCGGCGGTCCTGATCAGAGTGATTCAAGCGAAAAAGGTGGAGATGATGTAATTGATGCAGACTTTACTGAAACAAAAGATTAA
- a CDS encoding ClC family H(+)/Cl(-) exchange transporter, whose translation MPNFIKDNIQKTSNNSSRSIKKLLKQRSLVVAFSLLLTGLGASITSISFKTGIYFINNWRLALLDQFPSIAVLPIFGALGGAIAGYLIKNIAPAAKGSGVSQIMGFLRHKKVPMNLKVGLVKLISGIIAIGSGFPLGPEGPSVQMGGSVAWQMAKWLKAPTAFRRVIVAAGGGAGIAAVFSAPLGGFIYAIEELLNSARPVILLLVVITTFIADSSADIIQALGLDPKAGGFDFNLGFLIQKEYDPSVFFLPVDFIYLVLLGIIIGIFAELYSRYVLLMQNLGKKWYKNKFILKMSICGLILGSIYSCLPSTFHNLDELQKIIAEQNTSIGIALLAVLVLFITTGLAAASGAPGGLFYPMLTLGGSIGLIMGSWVEIATGHAPSTYIFAGMGAFVAGCSRTPITAMFLAFALTKNLLIMKPVLISCIASFLIARVFNEESIYERQIQIELED comes from the coding sequence ATGCCAAACTTTATAAAAGATAATATTCAAAAAACAAGTAATAATTCATCTCGTAGCATCAAAAAATTATTAAAACAAAGATCTCTAGTCGTTGCATTTTCGCTCTTATTAACAGGTTTAGGAGCCTCAATTACAAGCATATCTTTTAAAACTGGAATCTATTTTATTAATAATTGGAGATTAGCATTATTAGACCAATTCCCATCTATTGCGGTCTTACCTATTTTTGGAGCTCTAGGAGGAGCTATTGCAGGATATTTGATCAAAAATATAGCACCTGCTGCAAAAGGTTCAGGAGTTAGTCAAATCATGGGTTTTTTAAGACATAAAAAAGTTCCAATGAATTTAAAAGTAGGCTTAGTAAAGCTAATATCAGGAATTATTGCGATTGGTAGTGGATTCCCTTTGGGTCCAGAAGGTCCATCCGTTCAAATGGGAGGATCAGTAGCTTGGCAAATGGCCAAGTGGCTCAAAGCTCCCACAGCTTTTAGAAGAGTAATAGTAGCAGCAGGGGGTGGTGCTGGAATAGCTGCAGTATTTAGCGCTCCATTAGGAGGGTTTATCTATGCAATAGAAGAGTTATTAAACTCTGCAAGACCAGTAATTTTGCTATTAGTAGTAATTACAACTTTCATTGCAGATTCATCTGCTGATATTATTCAAGCCTTAGGCTTAGATCCTAAAGCAGGAGGGTTTGATTTTAACCTCGGATTTTTGATTCAAAAAGAATATGACCCATCAGTTTTTTTCTTACCTGTAGATTTTATCTACTTAGTTTTACTAGGAATAATTATTGGAATATTTGCAGAATTGTACAGCAGATATGTTTTGTTGATGCAAAATCTTGGCAAAAAGTGGTATAAAAATAAATTTATTTTAAAAATGAGTATTTGTGGACTTATTTTAGGAAGCATCTACTCTTGTTTACCCAGTACATTTCATAATTTAGATGAATTACAGAAAATAATAGCTGAACAAAATACAAGTATTGGAATTGCTTTATTAGCAGTTTTAGTATTATTTATCACGACAGGCTTAGCTGCAGCATCTGGAGCTCCTGGAGGTTTGTTCTATCCAATGCTTACTTTAGGTGGGTCAATTGGACTAATAATGGGGAGCTGGGTGGAAATTGCGACAGGACATGCGCCAAGTACATACATTTTTGCGGGAATGGGAGCTTTCGTAGCAGGATGTTCGCGAACACCAATTACCGCAATGTTTTTAGCTTTCGCTTTAACAAAAAATTTATTAATAATGAAACCTGTGTTAATCAGCTGCATTGCCAGTTTCTTGATAGCAAGAGTTTTTAATGAAGAATCAATTTATGAAAGACAAATACAAATAGAATTAGAAGACTAA